One region of uncultured Methanolobus sp. genomic DNA includes:
- a CDS encoding CBS domain-containing protein, whose translation MNSSYKIGSIMGIPIKVHITFLFILPIFALVFATNPQPYGFADIGSPAMTYGLSLLTTILLFVCVLLHELGHSYIAKGYGVEIKDITLMLLGGVSSMEEIPREPAHEFKMAFAGPLVSLIIGFVLLGLNIAVASSVPSYSATWVYLMVSILATINIVLAIFNLIPAFPMDGGRILRSMFARRMSYIRATHYAASVGKMFAFLMALVGVASSNLWLILIAFFVYMGASEEDKSTTVTVSLEKYKVGEVMSKDVISVEPEMKVEDLSHFMFENKHLGYPVIKGNSLKGIVTFTDIRNVLPHERYAVLVSDVMTRDVVTLPPGASAAEAFKVMTINNIGRILVVDGDNVKGILSRTDLMRSLMLLAE comes from the coding sequence ATGAATTCTTCATACAAAATCGGGAGCATCATGGGAATACCCATAAAAGTGCACATCACTTTTCTGTTTATTCTCCCTATTTTTGCGCTTGTGTTCGCAACAAATCCACAACCATATGGTTTTGCGGACATTGGTTCTCCTGCAATGACATATGGTCTCTCACTTTTAACGACCATACTTCTGTTTGTCTGTGTACTCCTCCACGAACTTGGTCATTCTTATATAGCTAAAGGCTACGGTGTTGAGATCAAAGACATAACACTAATGCTCTTGGGTGGCGTATCATCCATGGAGGAAATCCCAAGAGAGCCGGCACATGAATTCAAAATGGCATTTGCAGGACCACTTGTAAGCCTGATAATAGGTTTTGTTCTTCTGGGACTGAATATAGCGGTTGCTTCTTCAGTGCCATCTTATAGTGCTACATGGGTATACTTGATGGTCAGCATCCTGGCGACTATCAACATAGTACTGGCAATTTTCAATCTGATTCCGGCTTTCCCTATGGATGGAGGAAGAATTCTAAGATCTATGTTTGCAAGAAGAATGAGCTACATAAGGGCAACCCACTACGCTGCTTCTGTTGGAAAGATGTTTGCTTTCCTGATGGCCCTTGTAGGTGTTGCTTCTTCAAACCTGTGGCTGATTTTGATAGCTTTTTTTGTATACATGGGTGCCTCAGAAGAGGACAAATCGACCACTGTTACAGTCAGTCTTGAAAAATACAAGGTTGGTGAGGTCATGTCAAAAGATGTAATCTCAGTTGAACCGGAAATGAAGGTTGAAGACCTTTCGCATTTTATGTTTGAGAACAAACATCTGGGATACCCTGTAATAAAGGGAAATTCTTTAAAAGGGATTGTAACCTTTACAGACATACGTAATGTACTGCCACATGAGCGTTATGCGGTTCTTGTATCCGATGTAATGACCAGGGATGTTGTAACACTGCCACCAGGCGCCAGTGCGGCAGAAGCATTTAAGGTAATGACGATCAATAATATAGGGCGGATTCTGGTTGTGGATGGCGATAATGTAAAAGGCATCCTTTCAAGAACTGATCTTATGAGATCGCTGATGTTATTGGCCGAGTGA